Proteins encoded together in one Streptomyces umbrinus window:
- a CDS encoding LacI family DNA-binding transcriptional regulator yields MGSSEEKQPAGHGRPTSRDVARLAGVSHTAVSFVFNGRAEGNLSPATQERIRQAAAQLGYRPDPVARGLRRRRTAVIGLVTDEIASSPFAGRLLRGAMDTAWDHEHLVLTVDSGGDRAKEDAAVAELLDRRVDGIIYAAFSLRRVRVPEGLHRTHSVLANCVPEDGSLPAVIPAERAGGRMAARLLLDEGHRRIAHVGGLDDIASVERLRGLRDALRVEGITVPNEWVVRTGGEISGGYEGALRLLDGVPADRRPTGFFCYNDRVAAGALHAAARLGITVPEDLSVVGYDDQEHMAAFLSPPLTTVALPHRAMGEAATRLLLDAIETGKTPPATVRRLAGPVISRSSVGPAPIR; encoded by the coding sequence ATGGGCAGCAGTGAGGAGAAGCAGCCGGCAGGCCATGGACGCCCCACGTCCCGGGACGTCGCGCGGCTCGCGGGCGTGTCGCACACCGCGGTCTCCTTCGTGTTCAACGGCCGGGCCGAGGGCAACCTCTCGCCGGCCACCCAGGAACGCATCCGCCAGGCCGCCGCCCAGCTCGGATACCGCCCCGATCCCGTCGCACGCGGACTGCGCCGCCGTCGTACGGCCGTGATCGGCCTGGTCACCGACGAGATCGCCTCCTCGCCCTTCGCCGGCCGGCTGCTGCGCGGCGCGATGGACACCGCCTGGGACCACGAGCACCTCGTCCTGACCGTCGACTCCGGAGGCGACCGTGCCAAGGAGGACGCCGCGGTCGCCGAGCTTCTCGACCGACGTGTGGACGGCATCATCTACGCCGCCTTCTCCCTGCGCCGCGTCCGCGTCCCCGAGGGCCTGCACCGCACCCATTCCGTCCTCGCCAACTGCGTTCCCGAGGACGGCTCGCTGCCTGCTGTCATCCCCGCCGAACGCGCCGGAGGCCGTATGGCCGCCCGTCTGCTCCTCGACGAGGGGCACCGCAGGATCGCCCACGTCGGGGGCCTCGACGACATCGCCTCGGTCGAGCGGCTGCGCGGCTTGCGTGACGCGCTGCGCGTTGAGGGGATCACCGTCCCCAATGAGTGGGTCGTGCGGACCGGCGGCGAGATCTCCGGCGGCTACGAGGGAGCGCTGCGGCTGCTCGACGGCGTGCCCGCCGACCGCCGCCCCACCGGGTTCTTCTGCTACAACGACCGCGTCGCCGCGGGCGCACTGCACGCCGCTGCCCGGCTCGGTATCACCGTCCCCGAAGATCTGTCCGTGGTCGGGTACGACGACCAGGAGCACATGGCCGCCTTCCTGTCCCCGCCCCTGACCACCGTCGCCCTCCCGCACCGGGCGATGGGCGAGGCGGCCACCCGGCTCCTCCTCGACGCCATCGAGACAGGCAAGACGCCGCCCGCGACGGTACGGCGCCTCGCCGGCCCGGTGATCAGCCGCTCGTCGGTGGGACCTGCTCCCATCCGATGA